A genomic stretch from Natronomonas gomsonensis includes:
- the hmgB gene encoding hydroxymethylglutaryl-CoA synthase — protein sequence MTSVGIDAIAIHAGKLKLDLAETFAPAMGDEPEKYTKGLGLHASSFPDTYEDIVTMGANAAHKLMERKGLEPEDIGRIDVATESAFDHSKPVSTYIAGCLEQVFEGDFHHANKGERKFACVAGTQSIDDAYNWIQAGRNRGRSALVIATDTALYARDDPGESTQGAGAVAMLISEDPSLVELSTEQGYGSADETDFLKPQQQFPSVDGKRSVQVYLARMREALVDYQSVAGEVHPYDIRLVPFHTPFPGMVRKAAVLGYRHMIRNTEIEDALAEEIGPQPREEAFDGEDEYLDAVREYTDALQDTDRYREWYERVVDPTLTISRHVGNWYTGSVHVARASGLKELAEAGEDATGATMLVGSYGSGAQAEIHAETVQPGWKDEIEALDIDEQLESRYDLTFSEYETVHDAHNHDEERSFEEFTAPDGEFVFDGWGRMGERKYDYVE from the coding sequence ATGACCAGCGTAGGCATCGACGCCATCGCCATCCACGCCGGCAAACTGAAACTCGACCTCGCGGAGACGTTCGCGCCCGCGATGGGCGACGAACCCGAGAAGTACACGAAGGGACTGGGACTGCACGCCAGTTCCTTCCCGGACACCTACGAGGACATCGTGACGATGGGGGCCAACGCCGCCCACAAACTGATGGAGCGGAAGGGGTTGGAACCCGAGGACATCGGCCGCATCGACGTGGCCACTGAATCGGCGTTCGACCACTCCAAGCCCGTCTCGACGTACATCGCGGGCTGTCTGGAGCAGGTCTTCGAGGGTGACTTCCACCACGCCAACAAGGGCGAGCGGAAGTTCGCCTGCGTGGCGGGGACCCAGAGCATCGACGACGCGTACAACTGGATTCAGGCCGGGCGCAATCGCGGTCGGTCGGCGCTCGTCATCGCCACCGACACGGCGCTGTATGCGCGGGACGACCCCGGCGAGTCGACACAGGGCGCCGGCGCCGTGGCGATGCTCATCAGCGAGGACCCTTCGCTCGTCGAACTGTCGACCGAGCAGGGATATGGGTCGGCCGACGAGACGGACTTCCTGAAGCCCCAACAGCAGTTCCCGAGCGTCGACGGCAAGCGCTCGGTGCAGGTGTATCTCGCGCGGATGCGAGAGGCATTGGTGGACTACCAGAGCGTCGCCGGCGAGGTCCACCCCTACGACATTCGACTCGTGCCGTTCCACACGCCGTTCCCGGGAATGGTCCGGAAGGCCGCCGTGTTGGGGTACCGACACATGATTCGCAACACCGAAATCGAGGACGCCCTCGCGGAGGAAATCGGGCCACAGCCCCGCGAGGAAGCCTTCGACGGCGAGGACGAGTACCTCGATGCCGTCCGGGAGTACACCGACGCCCTCCAGGACACCGACCGATACCGGGAGTGGTACGAGCGGGTCGTCGACCCGACGTTGACCATCTCCCGACACGTCGGCAACTGGTACACCGGGTCCGTCCACGTCGCCCGCGCCTCTGGACTGAAGGAACTCGCCGAGGCCGGCGAGGACGCGACGGGTGCGACGATGCTCGTCGGCTCCTACGGTTCGGGCGCACAGGCCGAAATCCACGCCGAGACGGTTCAGCCGGGCTGGAAGGACGAAATCGAGGCGCTGGACATCGACGAACAGCTCGAATCGCGCTACGACCTCACCTTCTCGGAGTACGAGACGGTTCACGACGCCCACAACCACGACGAAGAGCGGAGCTTCGAGGAGTTCACCGCCCCCGACGGCGAGTTCGTCTTCGACGGCTGGGGCCGCATGGGCGAACGGAAGTACGACTACGTGGAGTAG
- a CDS encoding HAD family hydrolase: MQQEVEAVLFDVDDTLCRYRRSGAELLAASFERTGVEPFITVEEYHDRYPEFVDSSDSMVDLRERCFAAIADEKGYDPATGREIAQIYADERDHGNVEPLPGVDRALSALSEWPLGVVTNGAPSMQRRKLEALGLAESFDVVVHAGYDAPAKPSPEPFEAALSTLDVRPERTVHVGNSLGSDVAGARAAGVGSVWVPDTDEPANPEPDYTVSSLSDLPSLLGVE; encoded by the coding sequence GTGCAACAGGAGGTCGAGGCCGTCCTCTTCGACGTCGACGACACGCTGTGTCGGTATCGCCGTTCGGGCGCGGAACTGCTGGCGGCGTCCTTCGAGCGGACGGGCGTAGAGCCGTTCATCACCGTCGAGGAGTATCACGACCGCTACCCGGAGTTCGTCGATTCGAGCGATTCGATGGTCGACCTCCGCGAGCGGTGTTTCGCGGCTATCGCCGACGAGAAGGGGTACGACCCGGCCACCGGCCGGGAAATCGCGCAAATCTACGCCGACGAGCGCGACCACGGCAATGTCGAACCGCTGCCGGGCGTCGACCGCGCGCTGTCGGCGCTGTCGGAGTGGCCGCTCGGCGTCGTCACGAACGGCGCGCCGTCGATGCAACGGCGAAAGCTCGAGGCGCTCGGACTGGCGGAATCCTTCGATGTAGTCGTCCACGCCGGCTACGACGCTCCGGCGAAACCCAGTCCCGAACCGTTCGAGGCGGCGCTGTCGACGCTCGACGTGCGACCGGAGCGGACGGTTCACGTCGGCAACTCGCTGGGGTCGGACGTTGCGGGCGCCCGTGCGGCCGGGGTGGGTTCGGTGTGGGTACCGGACACCGACGAACCGGCCAACCCAGAGCCGGATTACACCGTCTCGTCGCTGTCGGACCTCCCGTCGCTTCTCGGCGTCGAGTAG
- a CDS encoding Lrp/AsnC family transcriptional regulator, producing the protein MDDLDREILAILRRDSRTPYTEIADRVGTSEGTVRNRVERLLEDGVIERFTIATRTGNVKAMIEVGVAVDVDTGGISEDIADWTEVDFVWQVSGEEDIVVVVDTADTGTLNDLITRARELDEVVSTKTRLILDEKLG; encoded by the coding sequence ATGGACGACCTCGACCGCGAGATACTCGCCATCCTCCGGCGGGACTCCCGAACCCCCTACACGGAGATTGCCGACCGCGTCGGGACCAGCGAGGGGACCGTCCGAAACCGCGTCGAGCGACTGCTCGAAGACGGCGTCATCGAACGGTTCACCATCGCCACCCGAACCGGCAACGTCAAGGCGATGATAGAGGTCGGCGTCGCCGTCGACGTCGACACCGGCGGCATCTCCGAGGACATCGCCGACTGGACCGAGGTCGACTTCGTCTGGCAGGTTTCCGGCGAGGAGGACATCGTCGTCGTCGTCGACACCGCCGACACGGGGACGTTGAACGACCTCATCACCCGAGCGCGGGAACTCGACGAAGTCGTCTCCACGAAGACGCGACTCATCCTCGACGAGAAGTTGGGATAG
- the carA gene encoding glutamine-hydrolyzing carbamoyl-phosphate synthase small subunit, translating to MTDAYVALESGRVVEARARAPGRSRGELVFTTAYTGYEESLTDPSYEEQVLTFSYPLIGNYGVREERFESDRVHPRAVVARELTEDIAEWLESEGVPAVDHLDTRDLVTGIREGGAMKCGIAAGPDATPETAKEELADCKGMSEHTDIGSQVSTDKRLTHNADGDGPTVALIDCGAKGSITESLVDRNATVEILPYDATVADVESVDPDVLFISNGPGDPKNFEAAAALVDEYVGELPLAGICLGQQVIAEALGGETEKMEFGHRGVNQPVQDLRSEKVVMTTQNHGYTVSEPGQLEVTQINVNDDTPEGLESDELDIITRQYHPEANPGPNDTLDFFDDVLALTENAPVATKQ from the coding sequence ATGACGGATGCCTACGTGGCGCTGGAAAGCGGGCGTGTCGTGGAGGCACGCGCTCGCGCTCCCGGCCGCAGTCGTGGTGAACTGGTGTTTACGACAGCCTACACCGGCTACGAGGAGTCGCTCACTGACCCGAGCTACGAGGAACAGGTGTTGACGTTCTCGTATCCGCTCATCGGCAACTACGGCGTCCGAGAGGAGCGCTTCGAGTCCGACCGCGTCCACCCCCGGGCAGTCGTCGCCCGCGAACTCACCGAAGACATCGCCGAGTGGCTCGAAAGTGAGGGCGTCCCCGCAGTCGACCACCTCGACACGCGCGACCTCGTGACGGGCATCCGGGAGGGCGGTGCGATGAAGTGCGGCATCGCTGCCGGCCCCGACGCGACCCCCGAGACTGCCAAGGAAGAACTCGCCGACTGCAAGGGTATGAGCGAGCACACCGACATCGGCTCGCAGGTATCCACCGACAAGCGACTCACACACAACGCCGACGGCGACGGCCCCACCGTCGCACTCATCGACTGCGGCGCGAAGGGCTCTATCACCGAATCGCTCGTCGACCGCAATGCGACGGTCGAAATCCTCCCGTACGACGCGACGGTCGCCGACGTGGAGTCGGTCGACCCCGACGTACTGTTCATCTCCAACGGCCCCGGCGACCCCAAGAACTTCGAGGCCGCCGCCGCCCTCGTCGACGAGTACGTCGGTGAGTTGCCGCTGGCGGGCATCTGTCTCGGCCAGCAGGTCATCGCAGAAGCCCTCGGCGGCGAAACCGAGAAGATGGAGTTCGGCCACCGCGGCGTCAACCAGCCCGTTCAGGACCTCCGCTCCGAGAAGGTCGTGATGACGACCCAGAACCACGGCTACACCGTCTCCGAACCCGGACAGCTCGAAGTCACACAGATTAACGTCAACGACGACACCCCCGAAGGCCTCGAAAGCGACGAACTCGACATCATCACGCGTCAGTACCATCCCGAAGCGAACCCCGGCCCCAACGACACGCTCGACTTCTTCGACGACGTGCTCGCGCTGACCGAGAACGCACCTGTCGCCACCAAGCAGTAA
- a CDS encoding M48 family metallopeptidase: MGRLRLRFLMALTGATLLAGYLLAALAGYQLLTVVWQLRPDPARAVAYFVVATLVVGYLSYRLGTAALLSELDTRELTEAEAPWLYARVDTLRRNIGVDDVTVYTARMDAPNALALGTARGGALVLDYGLFRILTAEELEAVVAHELAHLESRDGLIQTLGYTQVRTVGGVLYLALLPVGLLVGGVFRALSWLRGETPRPFSEHLAIVQFRVAQFVVLLLFVLTLALRAHSRRREYAADDRAVEATGNPIALARALVKIERAATPGWGTLSPLYIHGDEGGLLTRLLATHPRMEERIERLVRMATANADDGRRTPR; encoded by the coding sequence ATGGGACGGCTCCGTCTGCGGTTCCTGATGGCGCTCACCGGTGCGACGCTTCTCGCCGGCTATCTGCTGGCCGCCCTCGCTGGCTATCAGTTGCTCACGGTGGTGTGGCAACTCCGTCCCGACCCCGCACGCGCCGTCGCCTACTTCGTCGTCGCCACGCTCGTCGTCGGCTATCTGAGCTACCGACTCGGCACCGCAGCGCTGCTGTCGGAACTCGACACCAGAGAACTCACCGAGGCCGAGGCGCCGTGGCTCTACGCCCGCGTCGACACCCTCCGGCGAAATATCGGCGTCGACGACGTGACGGTGTACACCGCCCGTATGGACGCCCCGAACGCCCTCGCACTCGGCACCGCCCGCGGTGGTGCGCTCGTCCTCGATTACGGCCTGTTCAGGATACTGACTGCCGAGGAACTGGAGGCCGTCGTCGCCCACGAACTCGCCCACCTGGAGAGCCGCGATGGGCTGATTCAGACGCTCGGCTACACGCAGGTCAGAACCGTCGGAGGCGTCCTGTATCTCGCGTTGCTGCCGGTCGGCCTCCTCGTCGGCGGCGTCTTTCGGGCGCTCTCGTGGCTCCGTGGCGAAACGCCCCGACCGTTCTCGGAGCACCTCGCCATCGTCCAGTTTCGCGTCGCGCAGTTCGTGGTGCTGTTGCTGTTCGTGCTGACGCTGGCGCTGCGTGCCCATTCCCGCCGCCGGGAGTACGCCGCCGACGACCGCGCCGTCGAAGCGACGGGGAATCCAATCGCGCTCGCGCGGGCACTCGTGAAAATCGAGCGCGCCGCCACGCCGGGGTGGGGAACCCTCTCGCCGCTGTACATCCACGGCGACGAGGGCGGACTGTTGACGCGACTACTGGCGACACATCCGCGGATGGAAGAGCGCATCGAGCGACTCGTTCGAATGGCGACCGCGAACGCCGACGACGGGCGTCGAACGCCCCGGTAG
- a CDS encoding MBL fold metallo-hydrolase, protein MTVTHALDDIYTVDPHLMETPGALTLYLIDAPKPTIVDTGAADSVDRIHDALSEVGIAPEAVEHVLVTHVHLDHAGGAGHLADDLPNATFHVHEKGLPYVTDSEQLNRLKRSVDRAMGTENAYGEPKLLPEERCRSVGGGEVIDLGDRELELVDAPGHAPHHFAAYDPATEGLFSIDSAGMHLAGEMRPTTPPPGFDLEANLDTVARLREFDPEKNFYGHVGPGGDDAVGELDRYEEMLPEWVDLLAERRQEHDDDIGAIVESLADRWLSPTVQRDVAGVLQYLDNR, encoded by the coding sequence GTGACGGTTACACACGCACTTGACGACATCTACACTGTCGACCCACATCTGATGGAGACGCCCGGTGCGCTCACGTTGTATCTCATCGACGCGCCGAAACCGACCATCGTCGACACCGGCGCGGCGGATTCGGTCGACCGGATTCACGACGCACTGAGCGAAGTCGGCATCGCGCCCGAAGCGGTCGAACACGTCCTCGTCACGCACGTCCACCTCGACCACGCGGGCGGAGCGGGTCATCTCGCCGACGACCTGCCGAACGCGACCTTCCACGTCCACGAGAAAGGGTTGCCCTACGTCACCGACTCCGAACAACTGAACCGGCTGAAACGCAGCGTCGACCGGGCGATGGGCACCGAGAACGCCTACGGAGAGCCGAAACTGCTCCCGGAGGAGCGTTGTCGCTCCGTCGGTGGCGGCGAGGTAATCGACCTCGGCGACCGCGAACTCGAACTCGTCGATGCGCCCGGCCACGCACCGCATCACTTCGCCGCCTACGACCCCGCAACCGAGGGCCTATTCTCCATCGATTCGGCGGGAATGCACCTCGCCGGCGAGATGCGGCCCACGACGCCACCACCGGGGTTCGACCTCGAAGCCAACCTCGACACCGTCGCTCGACTCCGGGAGTTCGACCCCGAGAAGAACTTCTACGGCCACGTCGGTCCGGGAGGCGACGACGCCGTCGGCGAACTCGACCGCTACGAGGAGATGTTACCGGAGTGGGTCGACCTCCTCGCAGAGCGTCGCCAAGAACACGACGACGACATCGGTGCTATCGTCGAATCGCTCGCTGACCGCTGGCTGAGTCCGACGGTCCAGCGGGACGTGGCCGGTGTGTTACAATACCTCGACAATCGGTAG
- a CDS encoding HAD hydrolase family protein — translation MVPPLAADIDGTLTRPDKSIDPRVFDALRAWEAPVVIATGKSFPYPVGLCEFLGIPLNVIAENGGAVYIEEAGEVVYNGDPEGADAVAADYLEAGYDLGWGPVDMVNRWRETELAVSRERPLEPLERIAADHGMDVVDTGYAYHVKSPEVDKGEGLKTAARLLDCYPEEFVAVGDSENDAEVFGVAGKAYAVANADDYALSAADVVTDGAFADGFLEALEAIRTGW, via the coding sequence ATGGTACCGCCGCTGGCCGCCGACATCGACGGAACGCTCACCCGGCCGGACAAGTCCATCGACCCCCGCGTCTTCGATGCGCTTCGCGCGTGGGAGGCCCCCGTCGTCATCGCCACCGGGAAGTCCTTCCCGTACCCCGTCGGCCTCTGTGAGTTCCTCGGGATTCCGCTGAACGTCATCGCCGAGAACGGCGGCGCGGTGTACATCGAGGAGGCGGGCGAAGTGGTGTACAACGGCGACCCCGAGGGAGCGGACGCGGTCGCCGCCGACTACCTCGAAGCGGGCTACGACCTCGGGTGGGGCCCTGTCGACATGGTGAACCGCTGGCGTGAGACCGAACTCGCCGTCTCCCGGGAGCGACCGCTGGAACCGCTGGAGCGCATCGCCGCCGACCACGGGATGGACGTGGTCGACACCGGCTACGCTTACCACGTCAAATCGCCCGAGGTCGACAAAGGCGAGGGGCTGAAGACCGCCGCGCGCCTGCTCGACTGTTACCCGGAGGAGTTCGTCGCCGTCGGCGATTCCGAGAACGACGCCGAGGTGTTCGGAGTTGCCGGGAAGGCCTACGCCGTCGCCAACGCCGACGACTACGCGCTTTCGGCCGCCGACGTGGTCACCGACGGCGCCTTCGCGGACGGATTCTTGGAGGCGCTGGAGGCGATTCGAACCGGATGGTGA
- a CDS encoding GTPBP1 family GTP-binding protein, with amino-acid sequence MSADRAALQRALERGEQEGGSVEFKERLTRSVHLADGRLESLAAQLRHRVLSGDGEATYVVGVTDDGGIAGISPEAFSESMDVLSMLAEEAGAHIDDVQTWGIEEGIVGVATLQEGAVLDVDDDHIVVGTAGHVDHGKSTLVGSLVTGDPDDGQGGTRGFLDVQPHEVDRGLSADLSYGVYGFDEEGPVRMDNPHRKSDRARVVEEADRLVSFVDTVGHEPWLRTTIRGLVGQKLDYGLLVVAADDGPTKTTREHLGILLATELPTVVAITKADMVSKERVKEVEREVERLLRNADKTPLSVDRHGVEAAIEEINEQVVPVLSTSAVTMEGLPVLDELFEHLPKTSATEGDFSMYIDRTYNVTGVGAVASGTVRSGSVEAGDELLVGPLADGAFREVEVRSIEMHYHRVDEASAGRIVGIALKGISEADIERGMVLLPRDDDPDPVREFEADVMVLNHPTRIDDGYEPVVHLETVSETVSIHPEGGQLLPGDTGRARVRFKFRPYMVEEGQRFVFREGRSKGVGTVTDVSIDGDRTEGS; translated from the coding sequence ATGAGCGCCGACCGGGCCGCACTCCAGCGCGCCCTCGAACGGGGCGAACAGGAGGGCGGCAGCGTCGAGTTCAAGGAACGGCTCACTCGCTCGGTCCACCTCGCAGACGGGCGGTTGGAATCACTCGCCGCGCAACTGCGTCATCGCGTGCTGTCGGGCGACGGCGAGGCCACCTACGTCGTCGGCGTCACCGACGACGGCGGTATCGCCGGCATCTCGCCGGAGGCCTTCTCCGAGTCGATGGACGTACTGTCGATGCTCGCCGAGGAGGCAGGCGCCCACATCGACGACGTACAGACGTGGGGCATCGAGGAGGGTATCGTCGGTGTCGCCACCCTACAGGAGGGCGCCGTCCTCGACGTTGATGACGACCACATCGTCGTCGGAACCGCCGGCCACGTCGACCACGGCAAGTCGACGCTCGTTGGTTCGCTCGTCACCGGCGACCCCGACGACGGACAGGGCGGCACCCGCGGCTTCCTCGACGTCCAGCCCCACGAAGTCGACCGGGGGCTGTCGGCCGACCTCTCCTATGGCGTCTACGGCTTCGACGAGGAAGGACCGGTCCGGATGGACAACCCCCACCGGAAGTCCGACCGCGCTCGCGTCGTCGAGGAGGCCGACCGGCTGGTCTCCTTCGTCGACACCGTCGGCCACGAACCGTGGCTTCGGACGACGATTCGCGGCCTCGTCGGTCAGAAACTCGACTACGGCCTGCTCGTCGTCGCCGCCGACGACGGTCCGACGAAGACGACCCGGGAACACCTCGGTATCCTGCTGGCGACCGAACTCCCCACCGTCGTCGCCATCACGAAGGCGGATATGGTGTCCAAAGAACGCGTCAAGGAGGTCGAACGCGAGGTCGAACGCCTGCTTCGGAACGCCGACAAGACGCCGCTGTCGGTCGACCGCCACGGCGTCGAGGCCGCAATCGAAGAGATAAACGAACAGGTCGTCCCCGTCCTCTCGACGTCTGCGGTGACGATGGAGGGACTCCCCGTTCTCGATGAACTGTTCGAACACCTCCCGAAGACGAGCGCCACCGAGGGCGACTTCTCGATGTACATCGACCGCACCTACAACGTCACGGGCGTCGGTGCGGTGGCCTCCGGAACCGTCCGTTCGGGCAGCGTCGAAGCCGGCGACGAGTTGCTCGTCGGCCCGCTGGCCGACGGCGCCTTCCGCGAGGTCGAGGTCCGCTCCATCGAGATGCATTACCACCGCGTCGACGAGGCCTCGGCGGGTCGCATCGTCGGTATCGCGCTGAAGGGCATCAGCGAGGCCGACATCGAACGCGGGATGGTGCTACTTCCCCGAGACGACGACCCCGACCCAGTCCGGGAGTTCGAGGCCGATGTGATGGTCCTCAATCATCCGACCCGCATCGACGACGGCTACGAACCCGTCGTCCACCTCGAAACCGTCTCCGAGACCGTCTCGATTCACCCCGAGGGCGGGCAGTTGCTCCCCGGCGACACCGGCCGCGCTCGCGTCCGATTCAAGTTCCGACCCTACATGGTCGAGGAAGGCCAGCGGTTCGTGTTCCGGGAAGGCCGTTCGAAGGGCGTCGGGACGGTCACCGACGTATCGATCGACGGCGACCGGACGGAAGGCTCCTAA